A genomic segment from Candidatus Aminicenantes bacterium encodes:
- a CDS encoding type II toxin-antitoxin system Phd/YefM family antitoxin, protein MTTVNITTARKKIYQLIKEVTNSHAPVIITGKNANAILISESDWTSIQETLYLLSIPGMRESIKKGLATKVADCSMELDW, encoded by the coding sequence ATGACTACAGTAAACATAACTACCGCCAGGAAAAAAATTTATCAACTCATCAAGGAAGTGACCAACTCTCATGCGCCTGTCATCATCACCGGGAAAAACGCAAACGCTATTTTGATTTCAGAAAGCGATTGGACCTCGATCCAGGAAACCCTTTACTTGTTGTCTATTCCCGGAATGAGAGAATCGATTAAAAAAGGATTGGCGACAAAAGTTGCCGATTGTTCAATGGAGCTTGATTGGTGA